Proteins encoded together in one Triticum dicoccoides isolate Atlit2015 ecotype Zavitan chromosome 7B, WEW_v2.0, whole genome shotgun sequence window:
- the LOC119337723 gene encoding NLR family CARD domain-containing protein 3-like isoform X2, with protein sequence MAGRQFGDEGLFFLAESLAYNKSAEEVDFSGNAITAAGIEAFDGILQINTALKTLNLSGNIIGDEGAKCLSDILIENVGIQKLFLNSTNIGDEGAKAISDLLKKNKTIRIVQLSNNTIEYSGFASIADALLENNTLRSLYLNGNYGGPLGASSLAKGVVGNKSLRELHLHGNGFGNEGLRVLMSALSAHKGKITVLDIGNNNITSEGSLYVAEFIKVTKSLRWLSLYMDDVGDEGAEKVADALKQNKTISTMDFGGNNIHSRGVTAIAETLKENEVLTTLELSYNPIGSEGVKALCDVLKFNGKLQTLKLGWCQIGVSGAEFIADCLKYNTTLSTLDLRANGLGDDGAICLARSLKIINESLKSLDLGFNEIRDDGAFALAQALKANEDLAVTSLMLANNFFGKFGQVALTEARDHVYEMSGKEIDIYY encoded by the exons ATGGCAG GCCGTCAATTCGGGGATGAGGGACTATTCTTTCTTGCAGAAAGCTTAGCCTATAACAAG AGTGCTGAAGAGGTGGACTTTTCGGGTAATGCAATAACAGCTGCGGGAATAGAAGCTTTCGATGGCATTCTCCAGATAAACACAGCTTTGAAGACTCTCAATTTATCTGGAAATATCATTGGAGATGAAGGAGCTAAG TGTCTTTCAGATATATTGATAGAAAACGTAGGTATTCAGAAGCTCTTCCTGAACAGTACAAATATCGGAGAtgag GGGGCAAAAGCAATTTCAGATCTGCTGAAAAAGAACAAAACAATACGTATTGTACAGCTTAGCAACAATACAATAGAATACAGT GGTTTTGCAAGTATTGCAGATGCACTTCTTGAGAATAATACGCTACGGAGTTTGTATCTCAA TGGCAACTATGGTGGTCCTCTCGGTGCATCCAGCCTAGCAAAAGGAGTTGTAGGGAACAAATCTCTCAGG GAACTTCATTTACATGGTAATGGATTTGGGAACGAGGGATTACGGGTGTTGATGTCTGCATTATCTGCTCACAAAG GGAAGATAACAGTCTTGGATATCGGTAACAACAACATTACATCAGAAGGTTCTCTCTATGTAGCTGAGTTCATCAAAGTGACAAAGTCTCTACGGTGGCTCAGCCTTTACATGGATGATGTTGGTGACGAG ggAGCTGAAAAGGTGGCGGATGCTCTGAAGCAGAACAAAACAATTTCTACTATGGACTTT GGTGGTAATAACATTCACTCTAGAGGGGTAACTGCAATAGCTGAAACTTTGAAGGAGAATGAAGTGCTGACAACA CTGGAGTTGAGTTATAATCCAATTGGATCAGAGGGGGTAAAGGCTTTGTGTGATGTTCTCAAGTTCAACGGGAAACTCCAAACCCTTAAGCTTGGTTGGTGCCAG ATAGGTGTGTCAGGTGCAGAGTTCATTGCTGATTGTTTGAAGTATAACACAACATTGTCGACATTGGATTTGCGGGCAAATGGACTTGGAGATGAT GGTGCTATCTGCTTGGCAAGAAGTTTGAAGATAATCAATGAATCCTTGAAATCACTTGACCTTGGATTTAATGAGATTAGA GATGATGGAGCATTTGCATTGGCACAAGCACTCAAGGCCAATGAAGATCTTGCGGTCACATCATTAATGCTCGCTAACAACTTCTTTGGTAAATTTGGACAG GTTGCTCTGACCGAGGCACGAGATCATGTATACGAGATGAGTGGAAAGGAAATAGACATTTATTATTAG